Genomic DNA from Paenibacillus sp. MBLB1832:
CGCTGCCCGGCTGGGCATTCACTGGCCGCATCCGCACTTCTTGCTGCATGTCGCTTTTCCCGACTTGGCGTCGTTTCCTCCACAGTACCGGTTTGAAGACTACGAGGCTATCTACTATGGCTTGTACAACATTGCCGTAGAGACGGCACAGACGATGAGCTTTAACGCCACAACCTTTGTGCTCGAAGACGGCACGCTCGTCCAAGTGCTGAACATCGCCGGGCTGCAAGGCACAGTCGCGCCGCAGCTGGACGCCTTTGAAGCGCAGCTGCAGCGCCATGCGGCCGGCTACCTAAAGATTGGGCTGACGTTCGCGCGCAGTGGGCTGCTGAAAGGGCTGGACGCCGTGCCGCAAGAGCTGCGGCACCTGCGAGCCGTCACCGCGGAGCGCTTCTACGGCGCCGCTGCCCCCAGCGCCCGCGAGGAGGCCAGCGGCTTAGCGGCGAACGCAACGCTCCCAGCCGACGTCTGGGACGCGCTCGGCAGAGCCTTCGCCGGCAGGACCCACGATGGCGTGGCCGATGCGCTGGAGCGATTGCAGCGGGAGGCGCTAGCCAGGCGTACAACGCCGGCGCTGCTTCTCGCGGCCTGCTCGCAGTGGGTGCAAGGCGTGGAGATTCAGCACAAGGAGCTTAATCACCGCCCCTTCCACACACTGCTCCAGCAGGCCCGCACGCTACGGGAAGCAGTCGCGGTGCTGTACAAGCACCTGCTGCGCCTCGGCGCCTCGCGGCTGCCCGCGACCACGCAGGAACTCAAGTTGCAGGCGGTCGACCGTTACATCGCGGAGCATATCAGCGAAGATATCACGCTCGTCGATATGGCGAGTCACTTGTACCTGAACCCGAGCTATTTTTCGCGAGATTTTAAGAAGCGCACCGGCACTAATTTCTCGGATTATGTGCATCAGTTCAAGATGCAGGAAGCGGCGCGCATGCTAAGAAGCGGCGAGGAGAATGTCTCCTTCACGGCCTATCATCTGGGCTACTCGGATCGCACCTACTTCTCGAAGCTGTTCAAGAAGTACATGGGCGTTAGCCCTAAGGATTATAAATAACGAATACCCAAAGGTTTAAATCTAAATTACTGAAAAAGGTTTCGCACTCTGAATTGAATATTGCCCATTGGGGCCAAGTGTTATTAAACCTCTTTTCAGGCTTAGCGACACTATGATTTAGAAGATTGAACACCCATGTAATTCCCTCCTTGAAGCTGTTTATAACAATCTTATCTTTTTTATCATTCAACCAGCCTGGCCTATAAAAATCAGGTGAAACATTGTCAGGTTGATTTTCAAACAGTACTTCTTTTTCTCTGCTAAATACATTCATTTTTTCAATATTGTAGGTTGTTGGTGTTCGGTAAGGACGCATGGATAAAGTGGTCGCAGGGATACTTGGGCGCCGCCGGAGCTGCATGTCGGGAGGAACATAGTACAGAAGTTTTTGGAACGGGCGAAAGAGGAAATTGAAGATGCAAAAATGAGCAGCCTATTCCTTTTGGGGTAGGCTGCTTTATTTTACCATGCTTTGAAGGTGCCATATTCCTGATGTAAATAGTCGAGTTTAACTACTTCTATTTTATTTTTAAATGCAAATGGCTTTAAGCATTCTTCATATATTTTACTGAACTTGATACCTCACAATTCATTTTACCACATATTGCAACTAGCCTGCCTGTTAGCGCGGCGAATGGCTGCCACGCGGCAGCCATTCACTGTTTAACTATCGTTTCTCCGTTAGCTCAGTGCCCGTGCCCCGATAAGAATTTTTTTACTCTATCGCCCACTCCACCTTTATCGCGCCTTGCAGACCGTTTCCTTCCACAACGAACCGATATTCCGCAGTCTTTTTTATAGTCACATTGTACTTTAGCCTACCATTGATGTTCTCTCGTACTCCGATATTTTTTCCGTTTTCATCAATAAGAGAATATCCGTAGCCGCCTCGTTCTACATTCGTAATCTCCACTGAGTATGACAAGGTCTCACCCTCTCGAACTACCACTGGAATCTCATGTTTTCCATTGAAATAAGTAAAGTTAGCTTCGAAAGATGTACTAGTTGTTTTATCGGTCCATCCATTTTTCACAGTAAAATCGATGTTGAGAACGACGACAAGCAGCAGCGGAAAAGCGATGGAGAATGCGTATTTAACAGATGATTTCAGCTTCGACCATTGTGTCCCAACATAAAAAATGAGAGCAGACAGTGCCCCAACAGTACCTGCAAATATCATATATATATTGAACCCATTAACCATATAAAAGGCATATCCTGCAATGACATAGAGCAATGCTTTTCCTAATTTGCCCATCCTCGGAATGAGCCGTGCGAATAGGTCAATCACTAAGGAACAGGCGATCCCATACATATAGAAAATGTGCAAAAGTTTCAACTGAAACATAACCTCAACAGTCTTATACATATCAAATCCCGTGTTCATGAACATGAATAAAATGAAAAGAAAAGTTGCGATGCCTGCTCCAGATAACTTCGAAAAAAGGTAAGGTACTACTCGTTGTACGCGAAGAATGTCCGTCTTCATTTCTTCACCACACCAAGAACCTTACCCAGTATATTATTTTTTGGGATTGTTCCAAAATGTCTGCTGTCCGCACTACGAAACCAATCGTCTCCAATAATGTAATACTGACCCTCAGGTACTTTTAATTCTATCTTATTGGTTTCGTCACTTTCCTGAATAAATTTTACATTCCCTTTAAAATTTTCGCGAATGTTATCAGCTAAATCAGATAGATTTGCTGCCTCTTGCAATTCTTCAATGTTCATTCCAAGTCTGTGTGCTTGCCCGTAAAAGGTATCAAGTTTTCTTCCGTTTATATAAATCTGACCTTTATCAATGCGGATATTCTCTCCAGGCAAGGCGACAATTCTTGCAATTTCATTCTCGCTCAAATTAATTTTGGAGTTCTCCAATTTTGGAATTTTATAAAATACGATTTCCCCTCTTTGAACGTCATTTGATTTGTAATACGTTTGATCGACTACAATTTCGAAGCCATCGAACTCATGATGACCCCGATCCATGTTGTCATAACGGTGATTGTATACATTCTTACCTTCAACGGAGTTAATTATATTAATATCCTGTTTTGTTACATTATCTTGTAGCGGCTCTACGGTGCAAGCTGTTAGTAAAACAGTAATTAACATAAGAAATACGCTTAATTTCATTAGCTCACCTCCAAAAGTATCCTATAAATATTATACTTCAAAAGGATAGTTAAACTTCCATATTTTGTGAAAAATTTACGAACACCTGCATTAAATAAATGATATCCTTTAGCGTAAAATGTTAGTCTGTCAATCCTAATCGTTGAAAAGACGTTGTTTCCAAAGTGCCCCACGCTATGCCCTTTAGCTTAATGATGCTTTTTGAGTATAAGCAATAGCTCGCCAGAATCGTTACTCCATAAGTCGGCAAAATAAAAGTAACCATCAGGGAAATCATCGAGATATGCTGTATCTTCCAAAGTAATATGTCTTTTAATATCGAGCCACTTAAGTTTCAAATCATCACTTGAAATAGAATTAATCTTGTTTTCTATTTCTTGTATATAGCAAATAATCCCGTTATTAAATATTGCTTTGCTCAGTTCCTGCAATGATGTAATTGGTATCTTTTGAAATTCCTTTGTTAATTCCTCAAGCTGACTTTTTTCCATTATCCACATCACCTCAAATCATTAATGGTCTTACTCCATTATGAGCATCAAATTTTAATTAAGGAGTATAGCATATATTGTTGAAGAATGCTGCCCGTTAGCACAGAAAGGCTGCCGTTGTTCTCGCGGCAGCCTCATAATGTGGGTTATTGTGCTATCGTAATCTGCCCGTTAGTTTAGCGATTACAGCCAATTGGAACTAAAAGTTTGTTTGAACTAAAGCTTTGTAAGAGCTTTAACCAGAACGTTTGAATGGCTCTGTCGGGAATGAGGTCAAGTTCTTGTCATTGGCTCGTGACAAGAACCTGATGTCATAACACACAAAAGCCTCGATTCACGCGGCTCTTTATGAGGTAATGTTATTGTCACAACAGCAAAGGCGAATGGATTGAACCCATACAAATACCTAGTCTATCTGTTGCAACAACTACCAGCGGTTGCATTTCGTCAGCAGCCGGCGATACTAGATGCGTACTTTCATGGAGTCCGGCAGCTGGGCAACATAGTACATACGCAGAGCCTTTGGATCTCCATGAACCATGGGCTTTTATGTTTCAATACACCTAGTTATTAGACGCTTACAATAGATTACTCTACAATGTTTAATTTAGACATCCTTTCCAACCTAGACTGCCAAAACATTCTTTTTCTAATTTCTTTTTCTAAAGTTATTAAATAATATTTTCTTTGAATATCAGTAGTCTTTCTAGTTTTATTCAAATCTGATACCTTTAAAATACCTTTTGAAGTAAATTCAACTATGCTCTGAAGGTCCACAGTAGCACACTTTAAAAGTGTCTCTTTAGTTAAAAATTCAACTGCTTCCTTAGTCATATAACAAGCTGGTGCTTCTATAAATGAGAGGGTTCCCATCTCAAAAGCGATTGAAGAATACGAACCGCATGATTTAACTGCCAATTTTCTTTTTTTGTCCCAGGCTCTCTTTAGGAACTCTGCTTCAAGAAATGATTTTCTCCATAGTCCTACTTTATTAGATAATGGTAGTTTAATTATATTTTCCGAAAAAGCTATTTGATTGAATCCATTTAACTTACCAAATTTATTCGGTGAATAACGTATGTACTTCTCTCCACAAATTTGAATTGGTTTAAGTAATTTAAGCTCCTCCGCGGATAATAAGTTTCTATCTAATTGAGAAATGAAAGGTAGAATTCCCAAATCATAAAGAAGCTCATTTAACTCCAAATGATTGTAATCATAGTCTTTATTCGTAATAAATTCCCCGATAACACCATGCTCTCTCCACATCATCCTCTTCTTGTTTAGCATATCTTGCTCATTACGTATAAAACTTTTTAGCAATTTAAGCTTCTCTTCTTCATGCTTAAGTCTCGCATATGAACCATCTGCAATGAAATTCTTCACCTCTTCTATGCTCAAGTACTTCAGATCCCTTCTATAGCATTTAATTCATTAATCTCGGTTGACTTGCTTATGTATGCTTTAATTCTTAGAATAGTCTCCTCTTTGAAGTAATACCTTTTCCTACCATCCTTCCAAATCAAAGTGTAATCTGCCTCAATACCTTGCTCTCTCAACACTTTCCATAACCTCTTCTCCCCAACTTTCAGGCTTTTCATTACATCATTAAAGCTAAATCCATTTTCTTCTTGTTTTCTTTTTTTTATGATTCCCATACATACTTTTAGCTGTGCATCATTATAATAGTTATCTGCCAACGTTCTACTTTCACTTACTCGGTATGGCTTAAGTTGTCCAGATAGGGTAAAAGCAATAATCTCTAGAATTGTAAATGAGTGCTTAGCATATTTAGATAAAACATGATGGAAACTAATCATTGAGGCACTTATATCCTCCACAATCACCCCAAGACAATCCTCAACTAGCTTATTTACCTCTTCAATTTGATACATTGCATTTGGTGAATTTGCCACACGCATTGCAGTTAAATAGCCTGCATCAACTATTTTTTGAACAGAATCTGGTATAATTTCAATAATTAATCCTACTTCTTTCTTTGAAATCAGAGTTTGCTTGCTGCACAAGTAGCTATCTAACTTTGACTTTTCAACTAAATATCTTTGCTGGCCGTTTGTATACTTCGTTTCGATGTTTAACTCGTTATAATCGTTTAATTCATGTAATTTTTCATAGGCAATTCCTGTTTTCTGTCTTACTTCTTCCCTTCGAACCCTACCTCTATGCTCAAGTAAATTAGGATATCTTTTGAATACAGAAAAATCTTTCCGTACATTCCCATCATCAATTTGTTTCAAAAAATAAGCGTTATATGCCTCAGCAATCTTATAACATTCGAGTTCCTCAAGTATTTTTTGAAAAGCACTAAGTCGTTCATATCGCTGACTTCCTGGATTTCGCTTTAAAAAATCATTCAGAACCCTGTAGAAGTTATTAGGAAAATCTAAATACATCCAATACACATTGGCTATTCCAATTGCTAATTTTAGCCCACTTTTCACACCTTCGGACTGATTATGAAAAAACGATAAATTTTCTGTAGACATCTCGGTATAATCAATCCCACCAATAAGTAAGTGAAAGCTACAGTACGCCAATTGGAAAAAATTTTTAAAATTAAAATTAAAATTCTCAATTGTAATTCTATCTTTTTCCCATAAGGCATTTTGTATTTGTTTTTGGGATTCCAACAATAACAACACATTATCTTTCATCTCTGGCTCTATCTTTTTGAAATTTAAGGAACACTCTCCACATTTACGATTCATAAAAGCTGACAAACTAATCATTTGCCTGCACTGTGGGCATTGATCAACCAACATTACATTATGAACAATACATACATGAAATGGAGTTAAACACCAGGATGTTCGATGATAGTAATTATCTTTGATACATACAGGACAATATTTGACTTTATTTTTCATAATAATTTTGGTATATAGATCTGCTCCTAAAAAGCTTTTTAAATTGTATCCATTCCTTTCATTAATAAAACCATTTTCGCTATCAACTAATGCTTCCAACATCTGTAATGATTCTTGATTGAATTCGTTATTATGTGCCTCATAGATTGATAAGTGCATATAATTATAAAGGTATGAAAATCGGTATCTATTCATTTTAGATACTCGGTAAAGAAAGCCTGATATACTCTCATCACTTAAGATAAAGGGTCGGATTAGCAATTGTTTATGAAATTCATTTTTCATGTTTCCAACGTCTTTTCTTACGACTCTTTAGTTGGTCTTTAAGTGAACGAATTCGTTCTTGATAACTTTCGATATTCTGTTCACTCGCATCCACATAATTGGAAACAAGTAAAGCTATTGCTAAACTTCCATCTTTCAACAAGACCAAAATGTAACTTTCGTCGTAATTATCAACGAAAATAGGTATATCTCCTGAGAGTTTCCCATACCATTGTTCACGTATTGCAATACTGCAACTATAAGTTGTTCCATTAAATAGTATTCCTTTCTCCGTTATCTTAGCTTGATCAGTTGGAAATAAATCAATTAATTTTTCCACACTAGTTACACCTCCTATTATTCTAGTAGTCCTATTATTTCCAAATGATAGATTTATCATACATATATATAGTATTAATTAATAAATACCATTTTTCTCTCGTGTTTATCTATATTCTTGTTGACTACACTTCAATTAGAGGTGTAGCTAATGTCTGAATCAATTTTAAAATTAATTGGTAAACGGATACGGGACTTACGAAAAGAAAAAGGATTGTCACAGGAGCAATTAGGTGAGTTGGCGAACTTAAACTACACCTATATTGGGGGAGTCGAGCGAGCGGAAACCAATATATCTGTCCTTAATCTTACAAAAATTGCACATGCATTAAATGTTGGGGTAATTGAACTCTTCTCTTATACTAGGATAAACAACCAAACAAAAGGGAGATCTTCTGATTTAGAACAAATCATTGAGCTTCTTCTTTCAATCAGTCCTAAAGAAGTGAAAAAAGCGAAGAACATATTGATGGAAGTTTTTGATAAAAATTAAACGGCGGCCTGAGTGGCCGCCGTTTGATTTTTGACCTCTATACATTTAGCGAAGGTCCTTGAGCTTTCTGTGAGTTTCTTCCCTTTTTCCTTTTAATCATCAGTTTCTCTTTGTACTTGTTCATCGCATCATTCTCAGTACCAAGCGCTGCTTCTAAATCAAAATTTGGATCAGCGAAGGGATTTGCAACAAATGGTCTAGCCACTTGTTTTACTTTCATAAGCGCCTTCTCCAAATGTGCTTCAGTTATTTTATCAGCGCCCGCCTTAGCTGCAATATAGGTTGCATATTCAAGTAACTTCATGACATAAAAAGGTATCCCCATCGAAATAAAATACAGTTTATCTGCCATTCGCGGATCAGCTAGATTCGCCAATTCAGCAAAAGGGAGCATCTTATCAACTTTTTGAAGAAATACCCTGAAAGTAAGAATCTCCTCAACGGTACCATATGCGAAAGCTTCTAACGCAACTTTGTTGCAAAATCTTCGATCTAATTGGGGATTACTAATAAAAACTTTTACTGATTCTGGCATTCCACAGAGAATAACAGCAATGCCAATTTCTTCAGTAAATGTTTTGACCCAGTTTGATGCTGTCGCTAGCACATATTCGGTGTCTGCATCAATTAGATGCTGAAACTCGTCAAAAATAAATCCTTTTATCCCAAGTTCCTTAGCAAAGTGATGAATACGACTGGTCAACTCAGATTCGGACCCTTTATGGCTGAAGGGATCTCCCATATCTTCAAGTATTTTCGAAGCAAGCATTCTCGGTGTAGCTTTTGGGGGAACGACTACCCTTAATACTGGAATATGAGTGTATACTCGATCATCCGTTTCTTTAATTTCTCGAGGATATCTTGCCGTAAACTCCTTGGTTACAGTACTTTTACCTGCTCCAGTTGGCCCAATAATGAATAGGCCATCCGGACTCACTGAGCCTTCCGACAAATTTAGGAGCGTTTCTAACTCTTCTAGAAGATTTTCATACTTTGGGTGGTGGACAATAATCTGTCTTACATGTTCAACCCGTCTCTTCAACTCCTTCGAATCAGGTACTTTTCCTGCTAATCGCTCAAACTCCAATTAAATTATCTCCTTTCGACCACTCCCCCAACTGTCTGCAATTTTATCTAGATCTACGATGTCAACATGCAAGGCACCAGGTTTAGGTCGCTCAATAATAGATTCATCCTGATTATTATCAGATTTGGATGGTTTTATACCTTCGCGACTCTCCTCAGGACTTAAAATTGAAATATTCATAGATTCTGCAAGTCCAGGAATTTGCTCAACTGGTACACCTTTGATTGCACTTGCTACAGTCTCATTGGCTGCCGCTTCCCTACTTTTTCTTCTACGAATCCCTTGATATTCTAATTTGCATTCTTCTTGTATTTCTTCTATTTTTAGTCTAGCCCTACCTTGCAGCGAAGAATCGTACTCGTTATATGCACTTCCATCCTTGTTTGTCAGATATTCCAGCAGTTCTGCATGGATCAGGTGATTCTTGTCCAACTTTTTCCGTTCCAAACCCCCACTTTTAATAAATGCTTCAATATAACGTTTATTAAATTCGTCTTTTACATATATAACCCTTAAATCAGAGCCATAACGAATCAGTACTTCACGACTTCTACCTTCACGTTCCAATCGCTTTCTAAGCTCATTTAATTCTTCGCTAAAAAAGTGATGACCCATAAGTAATATTCCTCGAGGACCGACGGTACGTGTATCACTGTTTGAAGAGAAGAGTAATTCCAAATACTGACGATTCGTAGGTAATTGAGGATGGACCTTCATATCTTTTAATCCTTTAGCCCATAAATGCGCTGGAACCCCTTGAATGTTTTGCCCTCTATTAAAATTGTTAGCTACCATGTCAACAATTGCTATGTGTGCGATATGATATAGTCCTTTAATATCGACCACCGCTTTCGCTACAGAGTCATATTGTCCTTTTTCTGAGGGATTTGAAAAAAGGGAACCGACTAATCCTTGAAATGCTTTATGATTTAGATTTCCTAGTGCTTGTTCAACAGTACCCTTCTGATGACCGGATGCTATTTCACAATATCTTAAGCCGATACGAAGAGCCGAACACACCTCTTCTACTTCTTTCGCGTCGTTAACCTTTGCATTATCCAAAAGTATGGATTGAGGGACACCATAAGCCGTCCAATTTTTCTCAACTCGTGGGTACAACTCTTTAAATCCAGTCTTTGGTAGTATGCAATGTAAAATTAATTGTTTCCAATCACCAGCATTAGGCTCCTTTTTAAAGATGATATTAAATCCCATCGGTTCACCCGTAGCCTGATCAATTCCATACATAAGGCATGGACGATATAACTCGTCAAGTTCAAAGTCGACAATTAAACAATCAATTGGTGTCCAATCACATTCCATGCATTCAAGTGGCCGTGTTGCTCTTGCATTTGAATGTACACCATTATGCTTTAAATCAGCTTGATTTTTACCCATGTGTTCTTTATCTCGCTCATATGTATCCACTGTTGCCTTCCGTATTCTTCGATATGTAGATTCTGAAAAAATCTCCAGTTGAATTTCTCTGGTCAAATTCATATTTTTTATTTCAGCTTCAAGCACATTATATTCTTCTTTAATAGAAACGTATTCCGCTTTACTTCCATATTTTAAAATGATGCGAGAAGCTTCAATCATTACATCTTTAGATACTCGATGATCTTTTGGTCCCCTTACTTGTGGAATTAAGTCAAATTTGTTCTCACGCTTATACCATAAATCTAACCATCTATATATGGACGCGGGTGAGATTGAACCATTTGGTTTTAACTCCTCTGGATAGTTTTCAGCATACTCTTTTATTTGCGATGGCCTTATTTTTCGTTCAATAATAGGCAAAATTGCCTTATAACGTTTCTCCATAATATCGACTTGATTCACAGAATAATCTTTTGTACTGTATTCAATTACGTCAGAATCTTGTCCTTCATGCAGAATCATTAACCGTTTCTCATTGTAAGCACTCAAGACCTCATCAAGAGACAGTAATTCCTTTGTGTCGTGTGTTATATTAAGTAATTCAATATCATCATCTCTGTGCCGGAGAACTTCATAAATGTTAGTTCCAATTCGAAACTGCGTTCCGTATTTGAAATTTATGAGCACAAACTTCCCTCCTCAACCGAAAAACGTAAAATTGAATCGTCAGATAGCTTTACATTAACTAAATCTGTTGAAATCTCTTTTAGGTAGATCAATTGATAAACAGCTTTATAGAAGCTCTCTTCATCAATTTCCGACAAGATTCCCTCAATTCAAAAAGATACATTTCTGTTTTTAACTGTAATTGCTCCAAAACAAGGTCCATAATATTGTCCGTTACTTCTTGAGTACCTAGGTGACGAAGCAATGAAAGATTGGTTTGCAAGTGTCTTGGGTTTATTTCTACCTCTGTGAATACCTCATAATTCCACCCCTGAGCTTCGCAAAATTTACGTCCAACTTCATACTTAATTACATTTTTAGGGGAATTCTTAAATCGAAGAGCTTTCACCTCAATAATGAATACTCGACCATCTTTCAGGATTAATTTGAAATCCGGAAAATACTTATGCTTCTTACCATTCAATGAATAACGGATACAGACTGGTTGATAAAAAATCTCATCAACTTGCTGATCGAAGTCAGCTAATCTAATGAAGTTCCTTTCAAGGAAACTTTCCCAATGAATCATTTCGCCAGTTTTAAGAAATGGTTCTTTCCCGCGGTAACCTTTTCTTTTCGGCTTAATTCCTCGAGCCGGTTTGTATGGCAACTCATATCACCTCAGTTAGTTTCATAATTTATGATAAAAGTATTGACTACAACGTTTTATTTAAAACCTCATCGGTCATCGCGAACTTCTATGAACAATCCTTTTTCCAATAAACTAGATAAAATACGTAAAAGACTTACGATAATAAATCGGAAGCCTTTTACTTATCAGCATATTCTTCTATTCCCATATTCCTGTGAAAACTATTTATTTCTGAAGAACATAGTCATTAACACAGAATTCATAATCCAATATTTTTTACTTCGGTCTCATGTAGCGCTTCAGCCAGTGCTGTGTACTTACGGATCATAACCGATGTATTATATCTTGATCGAACCATTATTGACTGGTCATTATATCCTGCTTTGGTTGCAGTAATAATAAATCCTGACCTGAGACTCTGAGACGAGAAAAGCTTCTCATCAAAACCAGCTGCTTTTACATATCTCTTCAACATTAAGGTAACTGCTCTATCATTAAGTCTATTTGAACCGATTCGATAATTACAACGGAACAAAGGACCACTTTTAATACCGGACAGAGTAATCAGGTCTTGAACGGCCCTAGCAGGGCATGTATCGATGCAATTACCATAATGTATTACGAGTTTCTCGCAGCTTTTATTTTGATTGTTATTAGATTTTCGAATTATCACTTCAATGCCTTTATCATTGAAACTAATATCCTCTACATTAATTGCGACTAACTCACTCCTTCTCAATGCTCCCGAAAAACCAATAAGTAAAATCGCCTTATCGCGTGTCCCCTTAAGTTTTAATTGCACCTTGCTTAACATAACTTTTAGTAAATCAACAGGTACCGGTGTCTTAATTACTTCTTCATTGCCGTAAACATCTTCAATACCCAGAATAATTTTCCGGATTGACACAGTCTTTGGTCTTTTAAATCCATTTACTATATGAGCATGTGAAATTGCACTCATTTTCCTATAAATAGTGCTTGTTTTATACCCACTAATTGCTAAACTAGTTAGATATATTGCAAATATCTCATCATCAACTGGTACAGAGTTAACACCTTTTTCAGTGCACCATGTTGTAAAATGATCTAAATCGGCACTATATGCCCTTATTGTATTAGTTGATTTTTCACGAGATATTCTCTTTTTTGTGCTATCTAAGATATCATTTATAATATTTTTTGTACTTTTATTCAAAAGTTCAAAATCCTTAATATCAATGTTTTTCTTCATAATCAAACCTCCTAACCACTATTTTTAAGAATAAATCACTAAACTAATGCAGCAAACTACTCATGTAGTCCAATTTTAAATCCAAATTTATCCCCTACTGCATTCATGGATTTTGTTAAAAATGAAGTAATTTCCTTTTCAAGCCCATTTAATATAGGTTCGACATGTTTAGTTTTCAGGTTCAAAAAGTTTAAAACCTCTTGAGTTAAAATAATATACGGATCTCTGTTTAATTCATTCTTTAGACTTATTAGTTTATTATTAAACAAACCATCATCTAAATTGACCATAAGACAATTAAATTTAATAGGCCAATCTAAAAAATAACTCCAACTTTCATTCATCAAGCTGTCCATCAGTATGATATCTTGTAAGAATGCCCAACAACTAGTTCTAACCTTCCCCCTATATAATAAATATTTCGAGAGGCGAAGCAATATTTCGATTGAATCCTGTACCTCTAATGAACTCAAGAAATTAGACTCCGGCTCGTTAGATAAATTATTATTCATTATTTTAGAGTAAATGAAATAATTATGGTTGTTTTTATGTTGCACTCTCTTAACTGCGTTAATTGAACGATAATCTTTACCACAATCACAGAAAAGTAAATCTGTACTTAAGCTCCTAATTTCCCTACCGCATGTACAATGACTAAGCATATAACTGTTATGTTCTTGGCAGATTGTATAACCTACAAATCTCCATACATTCCTGTGGAACGGATTATCTTCCAAACATTTTGGGCAAATACGTATTGAATCTTTAAGAAATCCATACTTACTAACAAATGGATTATTCATACAAATATTCATTATTTTTTGATTATGATATAGCTTCGCAATATACTCTTTAGAAACTCTATGTGATAGATCAATTGATTTTTTTTGATTCAGAAGTAATTTATTCTCAAAGTTACAACTCATTTTTTTTATAACAGCTTTTGATTGGTAATAATTACTTTTTAGTAATCTGCTTAAATAACTACCAAGAGTCTCGTCTATAATAGGACAAGGTATATTTAAAAATTTATTCATATTTTTACCTCGAATATTTTTAAATTAAAATACCATTATTACACTTTTTTTCATTTTTATTCACAATCTTAAATAAAGCTATCAACAAAAGCATACCAC
This window encodes:
- a CDS encoding site-specific integrase, giving the protein MKKNIDIKDFELLNKSTKNIINDILDSTKKRISREKSTNTIRAYSADLDHFTTWCTEKGVNSVPVDDEIFAIYLTSLAISGYKTSTIYRKMSAISHAHIVNGFKRPKTVSIRKIILGIEDVYGNEEVIKTPVPVDLLKVMLSKVQLKLKGTRDKAILLIGFSGALRRSELVAINVEDISFNDKGIEVIIRKSNNNQNKSCEKLVIHYGNCIDTCPARAVQDLITLSGIKSGPLFRCNYRIGSNRLNDRAVTLMLKRYVKAAGFDEKLFSSQSLRSGFIITATKAGYNDQSIMVRSRYNTSVMIRKYTALAEALHETEVKNIGL
- a CDS encoding TniQ family protein, with the translated sequence MNKFLNIPCPIIDETLGSYLSRLLKSNYYQSKAVIKKMSCNFENKLLLNQKKSIDLSHRVSKEYIAKLYHNQKIMNICMNNPFVSKYGFLKDSIRICPKCLEDNPFHRNVWRFVGYTICQEHNSYMLSHCTCGREIRSLSTDLLFCDCGKDYRSINAVKRVQHKNNHNYFIYSKIMNNNLSNEPESNFLSSLEVQDSIEILLRLSKYLLYRGKVRTSCWAFLQDIILMDSLMNESWSYFLDWPIKFNCLMVNLDDGLFNNKLISLKNELNRDPYIILTQEVLNFLNLKTKHVEPILNGLEKEITSFLTKSMNAVGDKFGFKIGLHE